One window from the genome of Solea solea chromosome 13, fSolSol10.1, whole genome shotgun sequence encodes:
- the LOC131471716 gene encoding free fatty acid receptor 2-like, whose amino-acid sequence MDGQMVGRLSFHVFVDLFCLRSMMDTGVNSDIILSVYIISFLIGFPSNVLALYAFSVKIHSKPRLTDILLLNLTVSDLLFLIFLPLKMHEAVSDMMWNLPSVLCSITAFIFYSTIYTSSLLLMAVSMVRYIGVAFPIKYHLLQRPLYAIVISAVIWIIAGAHCSISIIVQEHPDLAANSTSLNNSFCFREFSKKQLEVLLPVRVEVFVVLCLVPLLVCIYCYLHCIWILYRRPQFSQNQKQKAIGMALGTLAVFLVCVIPYNVSHLVGFFQVHSPTWRDYALLLCVFNTCIDPIIFYFSSSAFRCTGEKSIFRKRGLNRFKIQGTSSS is encoded by the coding sequence atggatggacagatggttGGACGTCTgtcttttcatgtgtttgttgacttgttttgtctcaGGTCAATGATGGACACGGGGGTGAACAGCGACATCATTCTCTCAGTTTACATCATCTCCTTCCTGATTGGTTTCCCGTCCAACGTCCTCGCTCTCTACGCCTTCAGTGTCAAGATCCACTCCAAGCCACGACTTACGGACATCCTGCTCCTCAACCTGACCGTGTCCGACCTGCTCTTCTTGATCTTTCTTCCTCTGAAGATGCATGAGGCGGTGTCAGACATGATGTGGAATCTGCCCTCCGTCCTGTGCTCCATCACTGCTTTTATCTTCTACTCGACCATCTACACCAGCTCCTTGTTGCTGATGGCAGTCAGCATGGTGCGCTACATTGGAGTCGCGTTCCCCATCAAATATCATCTGCTGCAAAGACCTTTGTATGCAATCGTGATCAGTGCTGTTATTTGGATCATTGCAGGAGCACAttgcagcatcagcatcatcgTCCAGGAGCATCCAGACTTAGCTGCAAACTCCACCAGTCTTAACAACAGTTTCTGCTTTAGGGAATTTTCCAAGAAGCAGCTCGAGGTTCTCCTCCCGGTGCGTGTTGAAGTTTTCGTCGTGCTCTGCCTTGTGCCTCTTCTAGTTTGTATTTACTGCTACTTGCACTGCATCTGGATCCTGTACAGACGCCCCCAGTTTTCTCAGAACCAGAAGCAGAAGGCGATCGGCATGGCCCTGGGAACTCTAGctgtgtttcttgtgtgtgtgattccatACAACGTCTCTCACTTGGTGGGTTTCTTTCAGGTCCATAGTCCAACATGGAGAGACTACGCGTtgcttctctgtgtcttcaACACCTGCATTGATCCCATAATCTTCTACTTTTCTTCTTCAGCTTTCCGCTGCACAGGTGAAAAGTCCATTTTCAGGAAGCGTGGACTCAATCGATTTAAAATTCAGGGAACAAGCTCAAGCTAA